In the Paenibacillus sp. FSL H7-0357 genome, one interval contains:
- the glnA gene encoding type I glutamate--ammonia ligase gives MSVEKVLQTIKENNIEWVDFRFVDLGGRAHHISLPASAVEAETFENGVAFDGSSIKGFRGIEESDMVMMPDPSTTYIDPFTAHPTLNIMCDIFTPDGERYERDPRGIAVKAEEFLQASGVGTAAFFAPESEFFIFDDVRYESGMNSSSYFVDSEEAVWNTNRKDEGGNLGFKVGVKGGYVPVAPVDSQQDIRSEMCRLLAEAGLEIERHHHEVATAGQAEINFRFDTLKKTADNLLTYKYIVQNTARQYGKVATFMPKPLFGDNGSGMHVHQSIFNGDAPLFYEKGAYANLSEMALHYIGGILYHAPALIALTNPSTNSFKRLVPGYEAPVNLVYSKGNRSAAVRIPVAAVTPKGCRIEFRTPDSTANPYLAFSAMLMAGLDGIKKKINPEEMGYGPLDKNIYELSDADKEKIRSVPGSLSEALDSLEADYEFLTEGGVFTKDFIDNYIALKRSEAQEVAIRVHPHEYSLYFDL, from the coding sequence ATGTCGGTTGAAAAAGTGTTGCAGACGATCAAGGAAAACAATATCGAGTGGGTGGATTTTCGTTTTGTAGATTTGGGTGGACGTGCTCACCATATCTCATTGCCAGCATCCGCAGTGGAAGCAGAAACATTTGAAAATGGTGTTGCGTTTGACGGTTCTTCCATCAAAGGATTCCGCGGTATTGAAGAATCTGACATGGTAATGATGCCTGATCCAAGCACTACATATATCGATCCTTTTACAGCTCATCCGACGCTGAACATCATGTGCGATATTTTCACCCCTGATGGTGAACGTTACGAGCGCGACCCTCGTGGTATTGCAGTGAAAGCAGAAGAATTCCTGCAAGCAAGCGGTGTGGGTACAGCAGCTTTCTTCGCACCAGAATCCGAGTTCTTTATCTTCGACGATGTGCGTTATGAGAGCGGAATGAACAGTTCTTCCTACTTTGTAGATTCCGAAGAAGCGGTATGGAATACCAACCGTAAAGACGAAGGCGGGAACCTGGGATTCAAAGTTGGCGTTAAAGGCGGTTATGTTCCAGTAGCGCCAGTGGATTCCCAACAGGATATCCGCAGTGAAATGTGCCGTTTGCTGGCTGAAGCCGGACTTGAAATTGAACGTCATCACCATGAAGTGGCAACTGCAGGCCAAGCGGAAATCAACTTCCGTTTTGATACCTTGAAGAAAACAGCTGATAATCTGCTGACTTACAAATATATTGTGCAAAACACTGCACGCCAATACGGAAAAGTGGCAACATTCATGCCAAAACCGCTGTTCGGCGATAATGGTAGCGGTATGCACGTTCACCAATCTATCTTTAACGGCGACGCTCCTTTGTTCTACGAAAAAGGCGCTTATGCCAACCTGAGTGAGATGGCCTTGCACTATATCGGCGGTATCCTGTATCATGCTCCGGCACTGATCGCGCTGACTAACCCAAGCACTAACTCGTTCAAACGTCTGGTTCCTGGTTATGAAGCACCGGTTAACCTGGTTTACTCCAAAGGTAACCGTTCGGCTGCTGTTCGTATCCCGGTAGCTGCTGTGACACCTAAAGGCTGTCGCATCGAATTCCGTACACCGGATTCCACAGCCAACCCTTACCTGGCATTTTCAGCTATGCTGATGGCCGGTCTGGACGGAATCAAGAAGAAGATCAACCCGGAAGAAATGGGTTACGGTCCTCTGGACAAGAACATCTACGAACTGTCCGATGCAGACAAAGAAAAAATCCGCAGCGTTCCGGGCAGCCTGAGCGAAGCGCTTGATTCTCTGGAAGCTGATTACGAATTCCTTACTGAAGGCGGCGTATTCACTAAAGACTTCATCGATAACTATATCGCTCTGAAACGTTCTGAAGCTCAAGAAGTTGCGATTCGTGTACATCCGCATGAATACTCCCTGTACTTCGACCTATAA
- a CDS encoding GH36-type glycosyl hydrolase domain-containing protein translates to MMSSVTPNLHGQATSGHNTFLTPPLSVEDLHNSRASRNFWVYIEGKGAWSAAGSSARQHAQAYEPNSDDSELEAGLLWHRVTRESRELGIKAQITSIVPCGQDKVELMQVVLTNTGAAEIIITPTAAVPLYARSADDLRDHRHVTSLLNRIYTSAHGVEVQPALSFDERGHRVNHTSYGVFGVEGEGRTPVGFFPVQEEFIGEGGSLDWPEAVVRNQAPQTGEEGVHKEGYEALGGLRFATASLLPGESRSYVVILAIESERIDIPGLMAKYGSAAAFDVLLEENKAFWADKVNTVEFHTGDHAADQWMKWVTLQPVLRRLYGNSFLPYHDYGRGGRGWRDLWQDCLALLIMEPSDVRSLLLNNYAGVRIDGSNATIIGQQPGEFIADRNNIPRVWMDHGAWPFLTTMLYLDQSGDLDFLLQEQSYFRDSFMSRCRERDASWDAAGGSHLQTSTGETYKGTILEHILLQNLVPFFNVGEHNNILLEGADWNDGLDMAAQRGESVTFTAFYGSNLYDLSVLLSTLQERTGLESLELAEEMTLLLDTLEKSLNYESVIAKREQLNLYYTAAPNKVSGVRVTLPIAKVAADLAKKAEWIFNHLRRNEWVQSDHGDGWFNGYYNNDGERVEGEHAEGVRMTLTGQVFPLLGHAAAPEQIPHIVAAVERNLLDDNIGYRLNTNFGGIQQNLGRAFGFAFGHKENGAMFSHMTVMYGNALYKRGFVQEGRKVLDSLYKLSANFELSRMYPGIPEYINEQGRGMYTYLTGSASWLLLTMVTEVFGVKGRLGDLLLQPKLVKEQFDEQGKATIKTIFAERMLEVAYTSTGSREYGEYEIHSVSLNGAEVTLQRVSEGVVIPRSILRALPEGELHLLQVELA, encoded by the coding sequence ATGATGTCTTCGGTCACTCCGAATCTTCATGGCCAAGCCACTTCAGGGCATAATACATTTCTTACTCCGCCGCTTTCGGTGGAGGATTTGCATAATTCGCGTGCTTCCCGCAATTTCTGGGTATATATTGAGGGTAAAGGCGCCTGGTCGGCAGCGGGGAGTTCAGCCAGACAGCATGCACAGGCCTATGAGCCTAACTCTGATGATTCGGAATTGGAAGCAGGGCTCCTATGGCATCGGGTAACCCGTGAGAGCCGTGAACTCGGTATCAAGGCGCAAATCACCAGCATTGTACCCTGCGGCCAAGACAAGGTAGAATTGATGCAGGTGGTGCTTACGAATACCGGAGCGGCTGAGATCATCATAACGCCGACTGCGGCTGTTCCGCTGTATGCCCGTTCAGCGGATGATCTGCGTGATCACCGGCATGTGACCTCATTGCTCAACCGGATTTATACTTCAGCACACGGTGTCGAGGTTCAGCCGGCACTTTCCTTTGATGAACGGGGCCATCGCGTGAATCATACCTCCTATGGCGTCTTCGGTGTAGAAGGAGAAGGAAGAACTCCTGTGGGCTTCTTCCCGGTGCAGGAGGAATTTATCGGTGAAGGTGGAAGCCTGGATTGGCCTGAGGCTGTTGTGCGGAATCAGGCTCCTCAGACAGGCGAAGAAGGCGTACATAAAGAAGGTTATGAGGCTCTTGGCGGATTGCGTTTTGCCACTGCATCTCTGCTTCCAGGAGAAAGCCGTTCCTATGTGGTGATTCTGGCCATTGAAAGTGAAAGAATAGATATTCCGGGGTTAATGGCCAAATACGGATCCGCCGCAGCCTTTGACGTTTTACTGGAAGAAAACAAGGCTTTCTGGGCGGACAAGGTGAATACAGTTGAGTTTCATACCGGAGATCATGCTGCTGACCAGTGGATGAAATGGGTAACGCTGCAGCCTGTGCTTCGCAGGTTGTACGGCAACTCTTTCCTCCCTTATCATGACTACGGAAGAGGCGGGCGCGGCTGGCGCGATCTGTGGCAGGATTGCCTGGCGCTGCTTATTATGGAGCCGTCAGATGTGCGGAGTCTGCTGCTGAATAATTATGCAGGTGTGCGAATCGATGGCAGCAATGCGACCATTATCGGCCAGCAGCCGGGCGAATTTATTGCCGACCGCAACAATATTCCCCGGGTTTGGATGGATCATGGGGCCTGGCCGTTCCTGACCACTATGCTGTACCTGGACCAGAGCGGGGATCTGGATTTTCTGCTGCAGGAGCAAAGCTATTTCCGCGACTCCTTCATGAGCCGGTGCCGGGAACGCGACGCCTCCTGGGACGCTGCGGGGGGAAGCCATCTGCAGACCTCAACCGGAGAGACCTACAAAGGGACGATTCTGGAGCATATTCTGCTGCAGAATCTGGTTCCGTTCTTCAATGTGGGGGAGCATAACAATATTCTTCTGGAGGGCGCAGACTGGAATGACGGGCTGGATATGGCGGCCCAGCGGGGAGAAAGTGTGACCTTCACTGCCTTCTATGGCAGCAACCTGTATGATCTGTCCGTGCTGCTGAGCACTCTTCAGGAACGTACCGGGCTGGAGTCACTGGAGCTGGCGGAAGAGATGACGCTGCTGCTGGATACATTAGAGAAATCGCTGAACTATGAGTCTGTAATAGCCAAGCGGGAACAGCTGAACCTTTACTACACCGCTGCGCCTAACAAAGTAAGCGGGGTCCGGGTAACTCTGCCAATAGCGAAAGTGGCAGCTGATCTGGCGAAAAAGGCAGAATGGATATTCAATCACTTGCGGCGGAATGAGTGGGTGCAAAGTGATCATGGCGACGGCTGGTTCAACGGTTATTATAATAACGACGGAGAACGCGTCGAAGGCGAACATGCCGAAGGTGTACGCATGACACTGACAGGCCAGGTATTCCCGCTGCTCGGCCATGCAGCAGCGCCAGAGCAAATTCCGCATATCGTCGCAGCAGTAGAACGCAACCTGCTGGACGACAATATCGGATACCGGCTAAATACCAATTTTGGCGGCATCCAGCAGAATCTGGGCCGTGCTTTTGGTTTTGCCTTTGGTCATAAAGAGAACGGGGCTATGTTCAGCCATATGACCGTGATGTATGGGAACGCGCTGTATAAACGCGGCTTTGTTCAGGAAGGCCGCAAAGTGCTGGATTCACTGTACAAGCTCAGCGCGAATTTCGAACTCAGCCGGATGTATCCCGGCATTCCCGAATATATCAATGAGCAGGGCAGAGGAATGTACACCTATTTAACCGGTTCAGCGAGCTGGCTGCTGCTGACGATGGTCACAGAGGTGTTTGGTGTCAAGGGCCGGCTCGGCGATTTGCTGCTTCAGCCTAAACTGGTGAAGGAACAGTTCGATGAGCAGGGGAAGGCAACGATTAAGACGATCTTTGCGGAACGCATGCTGGAGGTCGCCTATACGTCCACAGGAAGCAGAGAATACGGGGAGTATGAAATACACTCTGTGTCGCTTAACGGCGCTGAGGTGACGCTTCAGCGCGTCTCAGAGGGTGTTGTGATACCGCGCAGCATACTCCGTGCGCTGCCGGAAGGAGAACTGCATCTCCTGCAAGTGGAGCTGGCCTAA
- the serC gene encoding 3-phosphoserine/phosphohydroxythreonine transaminase, producing MLSKRAYNFNAGPAALPLAVLERAQAEFVEFRESGMSIMEMSHRGAVYESVHNEAQERLLSLLGNPQGYKVLFIQGGASTQFAMLPMNLVSEGQVGSYVMTGSWADKALKEAKLVGGAHVAASSEDKKFLAIPELSSIKAADNAAYLHVTSNETIEGTQYAEFPDSGSIPLIADMSSDILSRSFDVNKFGLIYAGAQKNLGPSGVTVVIAKEELIAKSPSNIPTILRYDTHYKNNSLYNTPPSFSVYMVNEVLKWIGEQGGLAGIEVKNRDKAGLLYNHIDGSDGFYRGVAEQGSRSIMNVTFRMQSEELEKQFVKAAEQEGFVGLKGHRSVGGLRASIYNAVPYESVKALTDFMQHFRQTQG from the coding sequence ATTTTGAGCAAGAGAGCATACAATTTTAATGCAGGTCCGGCGGCGCTGCCGCTTGCAGTATTGGAACGCGCACAAGCGGAGTTTGTCGAATTCCGGGAAAGCGGAATGTCCATTATGGAGATGTCGCACCGTGGGGCGGTATACGAGTCCGTTCATAACGAAGCTCAGGAACGTCTGCTATCACTCCTTGGCAATCCGCAGGGCTATAAGGTATTGTTCATCCAAGGCGGAGCAAGCACCCAGTTCGCCATGCTTCCGATGAACCTTGTCTCTGAGGGCCAAGTGGGCAGCTATGTCATGACAGGAAGCTGGGCGGATAAAGCCCTCAAGGAAGCCAAATTGGTTGGTGGCGCCCATGTCGCCGCATCCTCAGAGGACAAGAAGTTTCTGGCGATTCCAGAGCTTAGCAGCATCAAGGCAGCGGATAATGCAGCGTATCTGCATGTTACGTCGAATGAAACGATTGAAGGAACACAATATGCGGAGTTTCCGGATTCCGGCTCTATCCCGCTGATTGCAGACATGTCCAGCGACATTCTGAGCCGTTCCTTTGACGTGAATAAATTCGGACTGATTTATGCCGGCGCACAAAAGAATCTCGGACCATCAGGCGTAACTGTAGTTATTGCCAAGGAAGAGCTGATCGCGAAGTCGCCTTCCAATATCCCGACGATTCTGCGTTACGATACGCATTATAAGAACAACTCTCTCTACAATACGCCGCCATCCTTTTCTGTATATATGGTTAATGAAGTGTTAAAATGGATTGGGGAGCAGGGCGGGCTTGCAGGTATCGAAGTCAAGAACCGCGACAAAGCCGGGCTGCTCTATAATCATATTGACGGCAGTGATGGTTTCTACCGCGGAGTTGCGGAACAAGGCAGCCGCTCCATCATGAACGTTACATTCCGGATGCAGTCGGAAGAGCTTGAGAAGCAATTCGTCAAAGCCGCCGAACAAGAAGGTTTTGTTGGTCTTAAGGGCCACCGCAGTGTTGGAGGCTTACGTGCTTCCATTTATAACGCGGTTCCTTATGAGAGTGTTAAGGCGCTTACCGATTTCATGCAGCATTTCCGGCAAACTCAGGGCTAA
- the trmL gene encoding tRNA (uridine(34)/cytosine(34)/5-carboxymethylaminomethyluridine(34)-2'-O)-methyltransferase TrmL, whose product MALHIVLVEPEIPANTGNIARTCAATGTHLHLVRPLGFRTDDATLKRAGLDYWHAVNIEYHDSFGEVLEKYKEGRFFYATTKAEKRYTDFAFQDEDFFVFGKETKGLPADILEAGKETRMRMPMSEAVRSLNLSNSAAIIVYEALRQLDFPQLF is encoded by the coding sequence ATGGCACTTCATATTGTGCTGGTAGAACCGGAAATTCCGGCGAATACCGGCAATATTGCCCGCACTTGCGCGGCAACAGGCACGCATCTTCATCTGGTCCGTCCCTTGGGCTTCCGTACAGACGACGCTACGCTGAAACGGGCAGGACTCGATTACTGGCACGCCGTAAATATCGAATATCATGATTCGTTTGGGGAAGTGCTGGAGAAGTATAAGGAAGGCCGGTTTTTCTATGCTACAACCAAGGCCGAGAAGCGCTATACCGATTTTGCCTTTCAGGATGAGGATTTCTTCGTTTTCGGCAAGGAAACCAAGGGTCTGCCAGCCGATATTCTGGAAGCCGGGAAAGAAACGAGAATGCGCATGCCGATGAGCGAAGCTGTCAGATCGCTTAATTTGTCAAACTCGGCGGCCATTATTGTCTATGAAGCGCTGCGCCAGCTAGACTTTCCACAACTTTTCTAA
- a CDS encoding AbrB/MazE/SpoVT family DNA-binding domain-containing protein, translated as MKPAGVVRKVDQLGRIVLPKSLRKRYQMNEGDPVEILVQGDHIILERYRPKCVFCGSIEGVSEYKDRYICAECLGEMTQLSRHA; from the coding sequence ATGAAACCTGCTGGCGTTGTTCGGAAAGTAGATCAGCTGGGTAGAATTGTTCTGCCTAAGTCCCTGCGTAAAAGGTATCAAATGAATGAAGGTGACCCGGTAGAAATTCTGGTACAGGGCGACCATATCATTCTGGAGCGTTACCGCCCCAAATGTGTATTCTGCGGATCAATTGAGGGTGTAAGTGAATATAAAGATCGTTATATTTGTGCTGAATGTCTTGGGGAAATGACTCAACTTTCAAGACACGCCTAG
- a CDS encoding phosphodiester glycosidase family protein, with product MRTPVQRVNRFFMLLTAPFFGLLLCLWWYQPPLDLKLNTEQFAAAPGPLELTTSLKNDLKLAEASASYTIDSIGASAQLYKQTTNAMNAIVNTAKTQASRPEQIYNRRISARLGIPADIVNSDRITIELYRLNPGNYKAYALKIKLKDASAMKMSLAGDGSGGAETTMRAVNRYGATAGINAGGFADKGGKRYPLSTTVVGGQYLYGFEPSYKDLSFVGLNKSGQLIGGKFFSRTQLDQLEPVFGATFVPVLLKNNTKMVIPDKWKTSPKRAPRTIIGKYKDDQLLVLVADGYNENGNSGATLEEIQNKLYNMGVIDAYNLDGGGSSSLIFRGKVINNPSDGNLRQVPTSFLFFK from the coding sequence ATGAGAACCCCTGTCCAACGAGTCAACCGGTTCTTTATGCTGCTGACTGCTCCCTTCTTCGGGTTATTGCTCTGTCTGTGGTGGTATCAGCCGCCGCTTGACCTGAAGCTGAACACAGAACAGTTCGCTGCAGCCCCGGGGCCGCTTGAATTAACAACCTCTTTGAAGAATGATTTGAAGCTGGCCGAGGCCTCTGCTTCCTATACCATAGATTCAATAGGTGCCAGTGCACAGCTCTACAAACAAACAACAAACGCGATGAATGCCATTGTTAATACCGCCAAAACCCAGGCATCCCGCCCGGAACAAATCTATAACCGGAGAATTTCAGCCAGGCTGGGAATTCCTGCCGATATTGTGAACAGCGATCGCATTACCATCGAACTTTACCGCTTAAATCCCGGCAACTATAAAGCCTATGCCCTAAAAATCAAGCTGAAGGATGCTTCGGCCATGAAAATGAGCCTGGCCGGAGACGGCTCCGGCGGAGCTGAAACTACCATGCGCGCCGTCAACCGTTACGGTGCAACAGCCGGCATCAATGCCGGAGGATTTGCCGATAAGGGCGGTAAACGTTATCCCTTGTCCACAACCGTTGTAGGCGGCCAATATTTGTACGGATTCGAGCCGAGTTACAAGGATCTCAGCTTCGTTGGCCTGAATAAATCAGGACAGCTGATCGGCGGCAAATTCTTCAGCCGGACACAACTCGACCAGTTGGAGCCGGTGTTCGGCGCCACCTTTGTCCCGGTCCTGCTGAAGAACAACACCAAGATGGTGATCCCGGATAAGTGGAAGACGAGCCCCAAACGTGCCCCGCGCACCATAATCGGCAAGTACAAGGATGATCAGCTTCTCGTGCTCGTGGCGGACGGCTACAACGAAAACGGCAACTCCGGTGCCACACTGGAGGAAATCCAGAACAAGCTGTACAACATGGGTGTGATCGATGCCTACAATCTGGATGGCGGGGGATCTTCGTCCCTGATCTTTAGAGGAAAGGTTATTAACAATCCATCGGACGGGAATCTCCGCCAGGTGCCAACCAGTTTCCTGTTTTTCAAATAA
- a CDS encoding response regulator transcription factor yields MMKVWRGIIVGCHPTSMLGTKLILEEGGELEILGMYSTWNEGVYNVRESQPDLVLADYQMPEGNVESILPEMKSSSPNSHFIIMTEEEDKTLFQPLLELGASGILSKGASPRQLLLMIDGLREGFLSIPFDWIEKGFRLAPSSQGLDGVMQLTQTEMFIMERIVQGITYDKIALEIEVSRRSIDNYLRKIYVKLEVSTRAQAIEKFALFSRQNKQIYA; encoded by the coding sequence ATGATGAAGGTGTGGCGGGGGATCATCGTGGGATGTCATCCCACAAGTATGCTTGGAACAAAACTGATTTTGGAGGAAGGGGGGGAGCTGGAAATTCTCGGGATGTATTCGACTTGGAACGAAGGCGTTTACAATGTGCGTGAAAGTCAGCCGGATCTGGTGCTGGCGGATTATCAGATGCCGGAAGGAAATGTGGAGAGCATTCTGCCGGAGATGAAGAGCAGTTCGCCAAATTCTCATTTCATCATCATGACGGAAGAAGAGGACAAGACTTTATTTCAGCCGCTGCTTGAGCTTGGGGCAAGCGGAATACTCTCCAAGGGAGCTTCTCCCCGCCAGTTGCTGCTGATGATCGACGGATTGCGGGAAGGTTTCCTCTCTATACCGTTTGACTGGATTGAAAAAGGATTTCGGCTGGCACCATCGTCACAGGGGCTGGATGGTGTCATGCAGCTGACCCAGACTGAGATGTTCATTATGGAGCGTATTGTGCAGGGAATCACTTATGATAAAATTGCCCTTGAAATAGAGGTGAGCCGGCGTTCCATTGACAATTATTTGCGCAAAATTTATGTGAAGCTTGAAGTGTCGACGAGAGCGCAGGCTATCGAGAAGTTTGCTCTTTTCTCAAGGCAGAACAAGCAAATCTACGCATAG
- a CDS encoding aminotransferase-like domain-containing protein — translation MRYEFSARAHTLLSSPLLSIRTKTRRGTLISLAEELPAEELFPLSLLAETASTVISADAGALQYGDPEGYGPLREWLTGDWLKAKGVAVAEGGVLLTTGSQQAIDLLSRVYIDPGDRVLVENPTSPGILQALRMQGAVIIPVQGDRDGLLPEHLRAQIRQHRPKMLFATPSFTNPSGILWSLARRKEVLELCTGHNVLIVEDDSYGDLHFQRYGQHPSVKYPSLYALENVSEGGHVLYIGSFSKTVAPALRTGWAAGSRELIGMMAAAKQMADWQSSSLNQRLLHHLLDVTSFDLREHIALLNREYNTRLKLMAELLKRPAWKSSTYSLPEGGMFLWVSLPAGLDAMALLKASLVKGVAFLPGPLCCVSGGGNRIRLNFSHPGRDELLLGMNLMSEAVTEFTARS, via the coding sequence ATGAGATATGAGTTTTCTGCCCGCGCACATACCTTGCTGTCTTCACCGCTGTTGAGTATCCGCACCAAGACGCGCCGGGGCACGTTGATTTCACTGGCGGAAGAGCTTCCGGCGGAAGAATTGTTCCCGTTGTCCTTGCTTGCCGAAACCGCGTCTACAGTCATCTCCGCAGATGCCGGGGCACTGCAGTACGGTGATCCGGAAGGGTACGGTCCGCTGCGGGAGTGGCTTACCGGGGATTGGCTGAAAGCCAAAGGTGTGGCTGTTGCCGAGGGCGGAGTTCTTCTGACAACGGGAAGTCAACAAGCCATCGATTTGCTGTCCAGGGTATACATAGATCCCGGAGACCGGGTTCTTGTAGAGAATCCCACCTCACCAGGCATTCTGCAGGCGCTCCGTATGCAGGGTGCGGTGATTATTCCCGTGCAGGGAGACAGGGACGGCCTGCTGCCGGAGCATCTGCGTGCCCAAATCCGGCAGCACCGGCCTAAGATGCTGTTTGCAACACCGAGCTTTACGAATCCAAGCGGTATTCTCTGGAGCCTGGCAAGACGCAAGGAGGTGCTGGAGCTGTGTACCGGCCATAACGTGCTGATTGTCGAAGACGATTCCTATGGTGATCTGCATTTTCAGCGTTATGGCCAGCATCCGTCCGTAAAATATCCGTCGCTTTATGCGCTGGAGAATGTAAGCGAGGGTGGACATGTGCTCTATATCGGTTCTTTCAGCAAAACGGTCGCGCCCGCTCTGCGGACGGGCTGGGCGGCAGGCAGCCGGGAGCTTATCGGCATGATGGCTGCCGCAAAGCAGATGGCCGACTGGCAGTCCAGCTCCCTAAATCAGCGGCTGCTGCATCATCTGCTGGATGTCACCTCTTTTGATCTGCGCGAGCATATTGCCCTCTTGAACCGGGAATACAATACCCGCCTCAAGCTAATGGCTGAACTGCTGAAGCGTCCGGCCTGGAAGAGCAGCACCTATAGTCTGCCGGAAGGCGGCATGTTCCTGTGGGTATCGCTGCCGGCTGGGCTGGACGCTATGGCACTGCTTAAGGCCTCGCTGGTTAAAGGCGTAGCTTTCCTGCCCGGCCCGTTGTGTTGTGTCAGCGGCGGCGGCAACCGCATCCGCCTCAACTTCAGCCATCCCGGCCGGGATGAGCTGCTGCTGGGCATGAACCTGATGAGCGAGGCCGTGACGGAGTTTACGGCCCGGAGCTAA
- a CDS encoding HAD family hydrolase translates to MEIKAVLFDLDGTLLDRESSLVSFVRDQYERYPQFHSVAKEKFLQRFVELDQHGYVWKDKVYQQLLEEFSIRELSWAELLNDYLHGFQGHCIGFPNMMSMLTTLKANGIKLALVSNGYGQFQYDNFQALGISPLFDEVLISEWEGLRKPDPAIFLRALTKLGVTAEETLFVGDHPDNDIRASRAAGLRAAWKQSTQFSTDVEADVIFEDLKELVQYVIID, encoded by the coding sequence ATGGAAATTAAAGCGGTGCTCTTCGATCTGGATGGAACGTTATTGGACCGCGAGTCCTCTCTGGTCTCTTTTGTCCGCGATCAGTATGAACGATATCCACAATTTCATTCTGTTGCCAAAGAAAAATTTCTGCAGCGGTTTGTCGAGCTGGATCAGCACGGTTATGTCTGGAAAGATAAAGTGTATCAGCAGCTTCTTGAGGAGTTTTCTATCCGTGAGCTAAGCTGGGCAGAACTTTTGAATGATTATCTGCATGGTTTCCAAGGACATTGCATCGGATTTCCTAATATGATGAGTATGCTTACAACCTTAAAGGCAAACGGAATCAAACTCGCGCTGGTATCCAACGGCTATGGACAATTCCAATATGATAATTTTCAAGCTCTGGGGATCAGCCCTTTGTTTGATGAGGTGTTGATTTCAGAGTGGGAAGGTCTGCGCAAGCCGGATCCGGCGATTTTCCTTCGGGCATTGACTAAGCTAGGGGTTACGGCGGAGGAAACGCTGTTTGTCGGCGACCACCCGGACAATGATATCCGGGCGAGCCGTGCCGCAGGTCTCAGAGCAGCATGGAAACAAAGTACACAGTTTTCTACGGATGTAGAGGCGGATGTAATATTTGAAGATCTTAAGGAATTAGTTCAGTATGTAATAATTGATTAA
- a CDS encoding ABC transporter ATP-binding protein, which translates to MENVLECANLTKMYGKKAALNGLNLTVPKGSIVGLLGPNGAGKTTLMKLIVALLRNYKGTITVGGQHPGVETKKIVSYLPDREFLYSWMSIEECIDFYHHAFADFQRDKACGMIEMLGLNLKDKVKSLSKGMQERVSLSLTFARRAQLFVLDEPLAAVDPSTRDKIMQIILDNFDPDSSILISTHLIRDVESLFTHIAIVDEGRVQLQGSVEELKREYGLPIEDLFKSIV; encoded by the coding sequence GTGGAAAATGTACTGGAATGTGCGAATCTGACGAAAATGTATGGAAAAAAGGCTGCTTTAAACGGACTGAATTTAACAGTTCCCAAGGGAAGTATAGTAGGGCTGTTGGGGCCGAACGGGGCGGGGAAAACGACGCTTATGAAGCTGATCGTGGCTTTGCTGCGGAATTATAAAGGGACGATTACAGTCGGTGGGCAACATCCCGGTGTGGAAACGAAAAAGATTGTATCCTATCTGCCGGACAGAGAATTTCTGTATTCATGGATGAGTATTGAGGAGTGTATTGATTTTTATCATCACGCTTTTGCCGATTTTCAGCGGGACAAGGCCTGCGGAATGATAGAGATGCTCGGATTGAATCTTAAAGATAAGGTGAAGTCCCTGTCCAAAGGAATGCAGGAGCGTGTGAGCTTATCGCTTACGTTTGCACGCCGGGCCCAATTATTCGTACTTGATGAACCATTAGCGGCTGTCGATCCATCAACGCGTGATAAAATCATGCAGATTATCCTGGATAATTTTGACCCTGACAGCTCCATTCTGATCAGCACCCACCTGATTCGCGATGTCGAAAGCCTGTTTACGCATATAGCGATTGTGGACGAAGGAAGAGTGCAGCTGCAGGGGAGCGTGGAGGAATTGAAACGGGAGTATGGCCTGCCCATTGAAGATTTGTTTAAAAGCATCGTTTAA